Genomic window (Candidatus Polarisedimenticolaceae bacterium):
CATCGCGTGGCGGAAGGCGACCGCGGAGAACCTCCGCCGGAACTTCATCGTTCCGGGGCTCGTGGGGCTCTGGACCCTTCTTCTCTTCCTGGCGCTCGAAGGGCGGGATGGGCTCACGGCGGCGGGGACCGTGCTCCGGAGTCTCGTCCACGCGGACTTCGGCGCGATGTTCGACGCGCTCAAGACCTTCTACCCGCCGGCGTGCTTCGGTCTCGCCGCGTTCGTCCTCGCGACGGTCGTCCTCGAGTTCTGGCGCGGCACGCGGGCGCGCATGCACCAGTACGGCGAGAACCCGGCGGCCGCGCTCGGCCTCCTCGTCTGGCGTAACAAGCGGCGCTGGGGCGGCTACGTCGTCCACGTCGGCTTCGTCATCGTGTGCATCGGCGTCGCCGCGTCGTCGGCGTACCGGAAGGAGCTGGTCCAGCAGATCGCGCCGAAGGGGACGATCAAGCTCGACGGCTACGCGATGGTCTACGACGGGTACCGCCTCGAGGCGCAGGACGACTACATCGCCGCCGTCACCGAGGTCTCGATCTGGCAGGACGGCCGCTTCGTCGCGCGCCTCGAAGCGCAGCAGCGCGCGCACCCGAACATGCTCTTCCCCGACCTCAAGGCGGCGTTCCTGCAGGCCAAGAGCATGCGCGGCGGCGACCCCGGGGCGTACCACGACGCCGTCGCCGGGCTTTACACGCTCATGAGCCGGCTCGAGGAGATCGCTGGTCGCGAGGTGAAGACTCCGTCGACCGAGGTCGCGATCCACAAGAGCTTCTCGCTCACGCGCCCGCAGCGCTTCGCCGAGGACTTCTACGTGACGCCGCTTGGCGTCGACCCGTTCACCGGCGAGGCGAACTTCCGCGTCTTCGTGAATCCGCTCGTCAATTTCCTCTGGTTCGGCGGGCTCGTCCTCGTGATCGGCGCGACGATCTGCGTTTTCCCCGACGCGCGCGAGCGCAAGCGGCTCCAGGCGGCGCGTGCGCTCGAGGAGCGCGCCGCGGCATGATCCCGGCCGTCGTCGTCCCCGAGGGTCCGGCGAAGGGAGCGTACGAGAAGGCGGCGACGTCGCTCCTCTGCGATTGCGGCTGCGCGCCGCAGTCGATCAAGGAATGCGCCTGCATGCGGGCGGAGGAGCTCCGCACCTCCATCGCCGCCGACGCGACCGCGGGGAAGAGCGGCGATCAGATCATCGCCGGGTACGTCGCCCGGAACGGGCAGAAGATCCTCGTCTCGCCCCCGGCCGCGGGGTTCAACCTCATCGCCTGGCTCGGGCCCGCGGCCGGCCTCCTCGCCGCGGCGCTCCTCATCGGCGGGGTCATCTCCCGCTGGAAGCGCGCCTCGAAGCCGGCGGCCGGGTCGCCCGCGGCCGGCGTCAGCGACGCCGATCTCGCGCGTCTCGCCCGCGATCTCGAGGACCTCCGTTGAGCGCCGCCGTCATCGGCCTGCTCGCGCTCGCCGTCGCCGTCTTCGTCCTGGCGCCGCTCTTCCGCCCGGACGCGCGGGAGGCCGAGCGCGTCGCCAAGAGCCTGAGCCACGAGCAGGACGTCGGCGCGCGCCACGCGATGGCGCTCTCCGCGCTCCGCGACCTCGAGGAGGACCGGACGACCGGCAAGATCGGGGACGCCGATTACGCCGACATGAAGGCGAGGCTCCAAGCGACGGCGATCGGCCTCATGAAGGAGCTCGACGCCTTGGCCGAGCGCCACTAGGAGCCCCTTGGACGCGCCTCCCCTCGTCGCCGCCGTGGGCGTCACGCGGCGATTCGGCGCCACGACCGCCCTGGACGGCATCGACCTCACGGTCGCGGCCGGCGAGCCCGTCGCGCTCTTCGGGATCAACGGCGCGGGGAAGACGACGCTCCTCCGCATCGTCTCCGGCGGCTTGCGTCCCGACGGCGGCCGGATCCTGATCGACGGCGCCGACCCGCGGCGCTCGCCGGCCGCGGCGCGCGGGAGGATCGGATTCCTCTCGCATCACACGCTGCTCTACGACGACCTCTCCGCGCGCGAGAACCTCGAGTTCTTCGGACGGCTCCACGGCCTCCCGGATCCCGCCGCCCGCGCCACGGTCATGCTCCGGGAGGCCGGGCTCGAGGAGCGCGCCGACGAGCCGGTACGCGGGTTCTCGCGAGGCATGCAGCAGCGGGTCGCGCTCGCGCGCGCGCTCCTGCACGAGCCGCGCCTCCTCCTCCTCGACGAGCCGTCGTCGGGGCTCGACCTCCGCTCCACAAGCCGTCTCCGCGCGGCGCTCCGCGAGACCGCGGCGCGGGGCGTCACCTGGCTCCTCGCGACGCACGACCTCGACGAGGGGCTCGCGCTGTGTCCCCGGTGGGTCGCCCTCGACCGCGGTCGCGCCCTGGACGCGGGCGCCAGCACCGGCCCGGACGCCGCGCGCCTCCGCTCCCTCGTCCGCGGAACGGCATGAACGCTCCCCCGGGATTCTTCAAGGCCGCCTGGATCGTCGCGCGGAAGGACCTGAGGATCGAAGGGCGCACGAAGGAGACGCTCGCTGCGAGCCTGCTGTTCGCGCTCGTCACGCTCGTCGTCTTTGCGTTCGCCTTCGGGATCGACACGATCAAGCGCATGGGGAGCCCCCAGGTCATCCCGGGGATCCTCTGGGTCACCGTCGCGTTCTCCGCGATCGTCGGGTTCACCCGCTCGTTCCGCCTGGAGCGCGACCGGAGCGCGTTCGTCGCCGTGGCCATGGCGCCGATCGACCGCGGCGCCGTCTTCGCCGGGAAGTGGATCGCGAACGTCGTCCTCCTGATCGCGATCGAGGCGATCCTGCTCCCCTTGACCGCCGTCTTCTTCGACGCCGACATCGTGACCCCCGCGGGTCCGTTGGCCCTCGTCGTCCTCGTGCACACGCTCGGGCTCGCGGCGCTCGGCACGCTCTTCGGCGGCGTCGTCTCGCGGCTCGGCCGCGGGGAGGCGCTCCTCGCGACGCTCCTCCTCCCGGCCGCGACGCCGCTCTTCCTCTCCGCGGTCCAGTGCACGTCATCGGCGCTCGACGGGCGTCTCGCCGACGCGCGCACGTGGCTCCTCCTCAGCGCGGGGCTCGACGTGTTGTATGTTCTCGTCGCTCTCCTCGTCTTCGACGCCCTCATGGAGGACTGATGGCACGCCGCTTCGACGCCGGCTTGATGCTGCTCCTCGCCGCCACTGCGGCCCTGATGGCCCTCGCCCTCGCCCTCGTGTTCTTGAACGCGCCCGAGGAGAAGGTCATGGGCGCGGTGCAGAAGATCTTCTACTTCCACGTGCCGATCGCTGCGATGACGTTCCTCGCGGTCTTCGTCCTGCTCGCCGGGAGCGTCGGCTATCTCTGGACGCGGCGCGCCGTGTGGGACCACGTCTCGGTCGCGGCCACGGAAGTCGGCCTCGTCTTCTGCACGCTCGTCCTCATCACCGGCCCGATCTGGGCCAAGCCCGCGTGGGGCGTGTGGTGGACGTGGGAGGCGAAGCTCACGACGACGCTCATCCTGTGGCTCCTCCTCGCGGGGAGTCTTCTCGCGCGCGCCTACGCGACCGCGCCCGACCAGGCGGCGCGGATCGGGTCGATCCTCGGCGTCGTCGCCGCGCTCGACGTGCCGGTCGTCTACAAGGCGGTCGACTGGTGGCGCGGACAGCACCCGATCGTCTTCGGCGCCGGAAAGACCGATCCCCTGGCGCCGGGAATGGGCTCCGCCCTCATGGCCTGTATGTTCAGCTTCCTGCTTCTCTTCACCCTGCTGGTCGCCGCTCGCGCGCGCCTCGCCGCGCTCGAAGGCCAGCTCGCCGCGCTCGAAGACGCGGCCGCGAGGGCGCGATGAAGAGCTACTCGTTCCTGTTCTGGGGCTATCTCGTCGTCTGGGCCGGGCTCGTCGTGTACTTCGCGCTCCTCGCGCGACGGATCGCCGACGTCGGCCGCCGTCTCGACGCGCTCGAGAGGAAGACGAAAGCTACGGCTTGATCGCGAGGTCGAGCGCGTCGCCCGGGCCGAGGCGCTCGCGCGAGGTCGACGGGAGCCTTGCCTGGAACGCCGACGCGAGCGCTGGCTCGACCGCCTCGCCGCGCGACCAGGCGCGCCAGGCGTCGCGCACGCGCAGATAGGCCGCGCCGTCGATCCCGAGCGCCCCCGCGGTGCTCAATCGGGCGACCCGGCACGCCGCGAGCGCCTCGTCGCCGAACGTCCGGTCGTCGGCCTTAACGCCGAGACGCTCCGCCGCGCGGGCCTGCGCCGCGCGCACGGCGAGGAAGGCATCGACGAGGGGGAGCGCCGCCCCGGCATCCGCCTTGGTGTCGTGGGAGACCGCCGCCTGCGTCGTCGCCTTGGGTCCCAGCGCGCGCTCGTACTGGTGGGCGACGAACGCGAGCGCGCCGACACCCGCGGCGCCGAAGCCGACGAGGATGACGATGATGCGTGTCTCGCGCGTCATGACGATCAGTCTGCCCTCTCGTTCCCGCACGCGTCGACCGGGCGCACCTCGTAGCAGGCGGCGCCGCTCGCCGCGTCGTCCCAGGTCGTGAGCGACGTCTCGGCCGCGAGGGTGAACGCCTGGGACGGCGCCGCCGCGCGGTAGATCCGGTACGTCGCGGCACCCGGGCAGGCGCTCCACTGAAGGGTGGCGCCCGGTCCCGCGTCCCGCCCGACCCGGACGGTGTCGCCGAGCGGGCTCGAGCCCGGGGCGACGAGGATGCTCGCCGATCCGGGCACCGCGTCCACGTTCCCATGATCGTCGATCGCGCGCGCCTCGACGGTGTGCGGCCCCGACGAGAGGGTCGGGAGCGCGGCGCTGAACCGCTCGACCGGGCCTCCCCACGCGCCGTCCTCCGGGCTCGCCGCGATCCACGCGCCTCCGTCGGCGCGCACCTCGACGCCGGCGATCCGGTTGATGCTGATGTTCGAGGCCGGTGTCGCGGTGTAGGTGTTGCGGTTCGTGGCCGCGACGACGGTGGCGACGCCGGTCACCGCCGGGATGCGACATGCCTGCGCCGGCAGCGCATCCAGGAACGTGTCCGGGTTCTCGCCGACGACGTCGAGGTCGCCGTCCCCGTCCAGGTCGGCCCAGCCGATCTGCCGCCGCGTCGCGTCGCACATGGAGTCGCCGTTCGCGATCATGACGCACGCCGCCGCGGCCGCATTGCACGCCGCGCAGTTCGCGTTCGGCCCATCCAGGTAGCCGCGGTGGTCGGTGCAGACGCAGCCGCTCGACGCGTACTCGTCGAAGGCGTAGAAGGCGTGCTCGATCTCGTGGCGGAGGACCTGGTCCATGCGGTCGATCCCCCACGCCTGGTTGTCGTAGGTCATGACGATGTGCGGTCCGCCGACCCACGTGTACGCGAAACGTCCGTCCGCGAACTTCCCGTCGACGTCGTTCAACGAGTCGACGACGAAGACGTTGACCGCCCAGTCGGTGCCGTCGTAGCGGCGCGTATCGGCCGCCAGGGCCCGCGAGCGCGCGAAGCGGTCGCCGCTCGTGTAGCCGAGCTTCCCCAGGACCTGCGTCGCCCAGAGCGCCTCGCCGGTCGTGCCGTAGGGATCGGCGGCGTGCCGGATCGGCTCGTAGCCGGTCCGTGCCGCGGGCTGCACCCGACCCGCCAGGACGTGGTAGACGAAGCGGAGACCCGCGCGCGGTTCTTGAAGGCGCACCCACTCCAGCCCCGCGGCGATCTTCGCGACGACCTCGTCCTCCCGGTCGGCGCTCCAGTTCTCGGACTGGAACTCGATCGTCCCGTCGCTCTCGACGAGGATGACGTTGATGCTCACCGCTCCTGCGAAGAACTCGCTCGTGTTGAGATCGGTCGCCCCGTACGGGGCGCCCGGGCTCCCGGTCGACGACGCCGCGACCTTCCTCACGCCGGCGCGCGCCGCGCGCACGGCGTCGAGCGTGGTCGCCGGAGGCACGAGCGCATCGTCGCCGATCTCCGCCGGCGGACGCTCGTCGGTCCGGTCGCCGAGGTGCGCGATCGCGCTCCAGGCCGCGAGCCCCCATCCGGGGACGCCGCGCCCCGCCCGGGCCGCGGCACCTTTGAGCGCGACCTCGCGCACGCCGGCGAGCTTGAGCGCGCGGAACTCGGATCCCGGCGGCAGCTCGACGATGAGGACGCCGTCGAACGCGTGCACGGTCCGTCCACCGAGCGAGGCGATCCCCGAGAGCGCCGCGGCTCGTGTCGCCGGCGAGGCGTCGTCGAGGATGAGCGCCACCACCGGCCGAGGCGGAGACTCGGCAGACGCTCGGCCTCCCAGGAGCGCCAACGACACCACCGCCGCACGAGCGAAGGACCGGCTCATCGGGGAGAAAACTAAGGAAGGCGGAAGAGGCCCGCCATGACGATTCCGTACCCGTCGACTACAGGTGGTCTTGGATCGCTTTCTCGAGGATCGCTCGCGGGACCGGGCCGATCCAGTAGCCCACGATCTTGCCGTCGCGGTCGATCAGGTACTTCGTCGGGAAACCGACGACGCCGCCGTAGGCGGAGGCGACCGCCTCGGAGCCGATGAGCGTCGTGTAGGGGAGCTTGTTCTCGTCGACGAACGGCTTGACCTTCGACGCACCCTCGTCGTCCATCGCGATCCCGAGGAGGGTGAATCCCCTCGCGCCGTACGTCGCGTTCAGCTCCTTGAACATCGGGATCTCCTCGCGGCAGGGAGCGCACCACGTCGTGAAGAAGTCCACGAGCCGGAGCTGTCCCTTGCTGTCGGAGAGGTGGACCGCCCTGCCGTTGACGTCCTTGAGCTCGAAGTCGGGAGCCGCGCGGACGGCAGCGGCGGCCGGAGCCGCGGCGTCGGCCGGCTTGGCGTCGGCGTTGCGCGGCTGAGAACCGCCGCAGGCGGCGAGGAGCGAGATCGAAAGGGCCACGAGAACGGATGAACGCGTCATGACCGGAGATTTTATCAGGTCGGGCATAATCCGGCCGTGCGCCGCCTCGCTGCCGCCCTCGCCGCCCTCCTGGTGCTCCTCCCCGGAGCGCTCGCGGCGTCGGCGACTCCCGTCGTCGGGCCGCGCGGGATGGTGGCGTCGCCCGAGAAGCTGGCCGGTGACGTGGGGCTCGACGTTCTCGAGAAGGGCGGGAATGCCGTCGACGCCGCGGTCGCAACGGCGTTCGCGCTCGCGGTGACCTTTCCGCGTGCCGGCAACCTCGGCGGGGGCGGATTCCTCATCTATCGCGCCCCCGGCGGCCGCTGCTCCGCGATCGATTTCCGCGAGACGGCGCCGGCGGCGCTGACCGCGGCGCACTTCAAGAACGCGCGAGGCGAGATCGACCCGAAGAAGAGCCAAGAGGGCGGGCTTGCCGTCGCGGTGCCGGGATCGGTGGCGGGGCTCGCCCTCGCCCACGCCCGCTACGGCACGAGACCCTGGGCCGAGCTCCTGGCACCGGCGATCGAGCTCGCCGAGACCGGCTTCCCGATCTCCGCCGTGTCCGCCAAGATCTTCGGCGACGAGAACGCGCGCCTCGCCGCCGATCCTGCGGCGCGCGCGCTCTTCACGCACGACGGTGCGCCGCTCCAGGCGGGCGACCGCCTCGTCCAGAAGGATCTCGGAAAGACCCTCCGCGCGATCGCGGCCGGCGGTGCCAAGGCGTTCTACGAAGGCGACACGGCGGAAGCCGTCGTGCGCACGGTGACGGCAGCCGGCGGGGTCCTCGCCGCCGCGGACCTGGCCGGCTACAAGCCGGTCGAGCGCGAGCCGCTCGTCGGCGCCTACCGCGGCCACCGCGTCGTGACCTTTCCCCCGCCGTCGAGCGGCGGCGTGATCCTGCTCCAGATGCTCGCCATGCTCGAGCGCTTCGACCTGGCGGCGTCGGGCGCGGGGTCGTCGCTCACGCTCCACCGGCTGGCGGAGGTCGAGCGCCGGGCCTACGCCGATCGCAGCGGGGCGCTCGGCGATCCGGCGTTCGTCGACGTCCCGGTCAAGGCGCTGCTCGATCCGGCCTACGTCGCGAAGCGCGCCGCGTCGATCCGGGACGACCGCGCCACGCCGTCGTCCGCGGTCCGCCCGGGAGTCGCAGGGCGCGAGGGAGGCGAAACCCTCCACCTCTCGATCGCCGACGCGCGCGGCGGCGCCGTCTCGCTGACGACGACGATCAACTCGTGGTTCGGGGCGGCAATCGTCGCGAAGGG
Coding sequences:
- a CDS encoding cytochrome c biogenesis protein, producing the protein MARRFDAGLMLLLAATAALMALALALVFLNAPEEKVMGAVQKIFYFHVPIAAMTFLAVFVLLAGSVGYLWTRRAVWDHVSVAATEVGLVFCTLVLITGPIWAKPAWGVWWTWEAKLTTTLILWLLLAGSLLARAYATAPDQAARIGSILGVVAALDVPVVYKAVDWWRGQHPIVFGAGKTDPLAPGMGSALMACMFSFLLLFTLLVAARARLAALEGQLAALEDAAARAR
- a CDS encoding cytochrome c-type biogenesis CcmF C-terminal domain-containing protein, with translation WNMILVVLTFCLAIFGTFLTRSGILSSVHSFATSDIGPAFAWFLGITFFGSLALLVLRLNDLRSEAVLESVLSRESSFLFNNMVLVGIAGTVLLLTTFPLVSQAVVNRRVTMGPPIFNLVNIPWALVLLFLVGVGPLIAWRKATAENLRRNFIVPGLVGLWTLLLFLALEGRDGLTAAGTVLRSLVHADFGAMFDALKTFYPPACFGLAAFVLATVVLEFWRGTRARMHQYGENPAAALGLLVWRNKRRWGGYVVHVGFVIVCIGVAASSAYRKELVQQIAPKGTIKLDGYAMVYDGYRLEAQDDYIAAVTEVSIWQDGRFVARLEAQQRAHPNMLFPDLKAAFLQAKSMRGGDPGAYHDAVAGLYTLMSRLEEIAGREVKTPSTEVAIHKSFSLTRPQRFAEDFYVTPLGVDPFTGEANFRVFVNPLVNFLWFGGLVLVIGATICVFPDARERKRLQAARALEERAAA
- the ccmA gene encoding heme ABC exporter ATP-binding protein CcmA encodes the protein MDAPPLVAAVGVTRRFGATTALDGIDLTVAAGEPVALFGINGAGKTTLLRIVSGGLRPDGGRILIDGADPRRSPAAARGRIGFLSHHTLLYDDLSARENLEFFGRLHGLPDPAARATVMLREAGLEERADEPVRGFSRGMQQRVALARALLHEPRLLLLDEPSSGLDLRSTSRLRAALRETAARGVTWLLATHDLDEGLALCPRWVALDRGRALDAGASTGPDAARLRSLVRGTA
- a CDS encoding CcmD family protein produces the protein MKSYSFLFWGYLVVWAGLVVYFALLARRIADVGRRLDALERKTKATA
- a CDS encoding TlpA disulfide reductase family protein, whose translation is MTRSSVLVALSISLLAACGGSQPRNADAKPADAAAPAAAAVRAAPDFELKDVNGRAVHLSDSKGQLRLVDFFTTWCAPCREEIPMFKELNATYGARGFTLLGIAMDDEGASKVKPFVDENKLPYTTLIGSEAVASAYGGVVGFPTKYLIDRDGKIVGYWIGPVPRAILEKAIQDHL
- a CDS encoding heme exporter protein CcmB, giving the protein MNAPPGFFKAAWIVARKDLRIEGRTKETLAASLLFALVTLVVFAFAFGIDTIKRMGSPQVIPGILWVTVAFSAIVGFTRSFRLERDRSAFVAVAMAPIDRGAVFAGKWIANVVLLIAIEAILLPLTAVFFDADIVTPAGPLALVVLVHTLGLAALGTLFGGVVSRLGRGEALLATLLLPAATPLFLSAVQCTSSALDGRLADARTWLLLSAGLDVLYVLVALLVFDALMED
- a CDS encoding cytochrome c-type biogenesis protein CcmH, which encodes MIPAVVVPEGPAKGAYEKAATSLLCDCGCAPQSIKECACMRAEELRTSIAADATAGKSGDQIIAGYVARNGQKILVSPPAAGFNLIAWLGPAAGLLAAALLIGGVISRWKRASKPAAGSPAAGVSDADLARLARDLEDLR
- the ggt gene encoding gamma-glutamyltransferase, with the protein product MRRLAAALAALLVLLPGALAASATPVVGPRGMVASPEKLAGDVGLDVLEKGGNAVDAAVATAFALAVTFPRAGNLGGGGFLIYRAPGGRCSAIDFRETAPAALTAAHFKNARGEIDPKKSQEGGLAVAVPGSVAGLALAHARYGTRPWAELLAPAIELAETGFPISAVSAKIFGDENARLAADPAARALFTHDGAPLQAGDRLVQKDLGKTLRAIAAGGAKAFYEGDTAEAVVRTVTAAGGVLAAADLAGYKPVEREPLVGAYRGHRVVTFPPPSSGGVILLQMLAMLERFDLAASGAGSSLTLHRLAEVERRAYADRSGALGDPAFVDVPVKALLDPAYVAKRAASIRDDRATPSSAVRPGVAGREGGETLHLSIADARGGAVSLTTTINSWFGAAIVAKGTGVLLNNEIDDFALGEGVANQWGLLGGSANAVRGGKRPLSSMSPTIVEAVPPGPRPFLVVGSRGGATIITAVLQTIVHVVDDGFTLQEAIDFPRAHHQWQPDVLQVEPHGLSEDVARALRARGHVLKTREPIANVVAIGLDAQGRYTGAPDPREESVAVGY